Proteins encoded in a region of the Mercenaria mercenaria strain notata chromosome 1, MADL_Memer_1, whole genome shotgun sequence genome:
- the LOC123545779 gene encoding uncharacterized protein LOC123545779 gives MFRVPGNSNTESLKLAEVLDDIGVTEKMVLKRRRSVLLMETIATMKQNITDVPCHLYMLGSQSEGALTSGLYSDRDVLVCENYSSVIQDWNEWTLNRQNLLMVQDENNPPGYCFLQIVSTDVPLPSLTIQFDYEAKDVSGRILLKNTVIDSTGCDGEQRQGPSLSTPGPPGTLTPDTDLVVAFPCKSWPHIARKWLEQTNEDQWPTAEMKVYARTSRCCVVAVGSKISSHEECEWRISTTLAERCLMFNLNITQLKCYILMKMILKTFINPRYKGFISSFMCKTVLFHCIRSKHPSIWRERNLSHCLSFCLLTLYNCILTGNCPHFIIYENNLMAGKLTREVKHELLELFSNMIQNIVTRLFGIQIDDLGLRLKIKLNNIQTGRILQTSMPIKLMINESLLKATARCLYFHYLKTLLPYRTHSVESTMQFLSKAIKCVTKYYTEGSTIEKAACKLIAPLLCTSMGSIAASNDIGTSNTVSPQSLAWFSAGLNSDVSSSRLKYASMFYCTGEMENALYILEDIRQRYNEEYVDAVCHCIDNSCEGVKEGFSHISDSSNEEAIRNTVAFCVAFHRSEVNCVPHELQYELYRSTTDELDNRNYDDNWMSCAAIDSLPYLFFIQYKTYSNLQRHQQKKTALIQLWRVISREQNLGHRETALNLLGQCFEQEYNLMEAIRCYISSLQLRPSNNAARIHICVLLSKLVNSR, from the coding sequence ATGTTTCGTGTACCTGGTAATAGCAACACTGAGTCATTGAAGCTCGCCGAGGTTCTAGATGACATTGGTGTCACTGAGAAAATGGTGCTAAAAAGAAGAAGATCAGTTCTATTAATGGAAACTATAGCaacaatgaaacaaaacattACTGATGTCCCGTGCCATCTCTATATGTTGGGTAGCCAGTCAGAAGGCGCTTTAAcaagtggtctttattcagacAGAGACGTGCTTGTCTGTGAAAATTATTCCAGTGTTATACAAGACTGGAATGAATGGACTCTGAATCGTCAGAATTTGTTGATGGTACAAGATGAAAACAACCCGCCTGGCTATTGTTTTCTACAGATAGTAAGTACTGATGTACCACTTCCTTCTTTGACAATTCAATTCGATTACGAAGCTAAAGATGTCAGTGGAAGAATATTGCTAAAGAACACAGTAATTGATAGTACTGGTTGTGATGGTGAACAGCGACAAGGCCCGTCATTGAGCACACCTGGACCTCCTGGTACTCTTACTCCGGATACTGATCTGGTTGTAGCTTTTCCTTGCAAATCATGGCCACACATTGCCAGGAAATGGCTAGAGCAAACAAATGAAGATCAGTGGCCGACAGCTGAGATGAAAGTTTACGCACGAACAAGCAGATGTTGCGTTGTAGCTGTTGGCAGCAAAATCAGTTCACACGAGGAATGTGAATGGAGAATATCAACCACTCTGGCTGAGAGATGTCTGATGTTTAATTTAAATATCACTCAGTTAAAGTGCTATATCTTGATGAAAATGATTCTTAAAACGTTCATAAATCCTCGTTATAAAggttttatttcaagttttatgtgtAAGACAGTTCTATTTCACTGCATACGAAGTAAACACCCCAGTATATGGCGAGAACGTAACCTCTCACATTGTCTATCATTTTGTTTATTGACATTATACAATTGCATACTAACTGGAAATTGTCCACATTtcattatatatgaaaataatctgATGGCTGGAAAACTAACACGGGAAGTCAAACATGAATtacttgaactattttcaaatatgatacaaaatattGTTACCAGACTATTTGGTATTCAGATTGACGACCTTGGCCTACGTTTGAAGATCAAACTGAACAACATACAGACAGGTCGCATTCTTCAAACCTCAATGCCCATCAAATTAATGATTAATGAATCATTGTTGAAAGCTACTGCTAGAtgtctttattttcattatttgaaaacaCTTTTGCCTTACAGGACTCACAGTGTAGAAAGCACGATGCAATTTCTGTCAAAAGCAATTAAATGTGTAACAAAATATTACACAGAAGGCAGTACGATAGAGAAAGCTGCATGCAAACTTATCGCCCCTCTACTCTGTACATCAATGGGATCTATTGCAGCATCTAACGACATCGGAACAAGCAACACTGTTTCCCCTCAATCACTTGCCTGGTTCTCAGCAGGCCTTAACTCAGATGTCTCATCTAGCAGACTAAAATATGCTTCAATGTTTTATTGTACAGGGGAAATGGAGAATGCACTGTATATTCTTGAAGATATCAGACAAAGATATAATGAGGAGTATGTTGATGCAGTATGTCACTGTATTGATAACAGCTGTGAGGGTGTAAAAGAAGGCTTCAGTCACATTTCAGACAGTTCCAATGAAGAAGCAATTAGAAATACTGTAGCATTCTGTGTCGCATTTCATAGGTCTGAAGTAAACTGTGTTCCACATGAGCTCCAATATGAACTGTATAGATCTACTACAGATGAACTTGACAACAGAAATTATGATGATAACTGGATGAGTTGTGCTGCAATTGATTCTCTCCCTTACCTTTTCTTTATACAGTACAAGACTTACAGCAACTTACAGAGACACCAGCAAAAGAAAACGGCGCTGATTCAGTTATGGCGGGTAATTTCGAGGGAGCAAAACCTTGGACACAGAGAAACAGCATTGAACCTGCTAGGACAATGTTTTGAACAGGAATACAATTTAATGGAAGCAATAAGGTGTTATATCTCATCTCTGCAGCTCCGACCAAGTAATAATGCTGCCAGAATTCACATATGTGTCTTACTATCCAAACTGGTCAACTCTAGATAA